The proteins below are encoded in one region of Candidatus Zixiibacteriota bacterium:
- the sprA gene encoding cell surface protein SprA, translating to MRRFIVAVLSIAALTGVVAGSSTLAQIGFQAELADSSRVVSWYDQPNYAFSVAMQPKSYLPIVPRLKFDPRVIRQSFEDTTLTFSTQITNELELIPVTVGALEYYEYRARKTEREQFNRNVQSSLQRAKQGERREGLNIGFDQLPRRFDKIFGEGGANLKITGYRRITFSGRSQWQDGAESDLFRQSKFPSLNMEQISRFDITGTIGSKITVSVSQDNQTDIPLSNRLQIRYKGDEDDILKSIEAGNTNLSLPNTQFVGYSSRIQGLFGIKAEAQVGNLTLTAIASQEKGSSEKASVDAAGEASAEWRRDYQYETNRVYDLGYPGDFGPYDRVSQLYVYEEETNQTEADFRYGRLLIDPADPGAYPTLIETPRMRQVPEDEYRWYDDRDRNLHYVVFNNRRNDGRARGIYLQVQRFSSVNQATPDSISTIGSITGDTLVLKLIHGGRDGVYGPAHPAWDLMWRNLYQIPRGVTVDDIDVKVFKGLPGQEGRNTSLDYQLDDAGQSEGYYLEILGLDQYNRTDANRPDNLLDERQAVFRPDWGLLIFPSRTPFFSDTTFTNELGTTAPLRETDSLLYYYTSTTQQAKASRYYIQYVSKSRSSIIRLNRVNIIEGSDVVKVNGRQLQRGVGYNIDYSFGSITLLDEEAIDPNAQVTIDYEYAPFLSIQKKTLLGMRAEYEWNKDLRFGSTLLYKSDKAQDRKPRVGQETAKMMVVDFDMDFKIYPNFLTRAVDALPIVQTEQPSIISVSAEVAQSFPNPNVDDQAYIDDFEAALDQLDLGLSRTQWTKSSRPDPLLGNWQRGKMLWHTPEVLPLREDVYVGDVPQGQGEVRTLRLIYRPDNLDITPQYQFDTSLVDTQVVVDTTFIGADTSFVRSWAGVMRAFDGRVDAERAQLFEMRVRGTGGRIHFDFGRVSEDVNGDGAAFGEDDRPFGDQSGTVSEEEDVGLDALPDILEPGYSADTLVDPNGDNWFFRNKGKCPFPSNVCNSRTFQDRMEDPDDPLYYEFLNGTEGNRRDATTQGLPDEEKLTGSFSDIDSYFSFVIDLDQYPDSFKVEGSERNGWVTYRIPIRDSLAVDTIIGSTPPAWDQIQHIRVWFESNELDAGEDTLEIVDWYFVQSNWQDTLILKPGAGDDIRFVVASVSTDDGTFIPPPNVEAYRDPTQNIEEAQRGLALNYENLRPGDTAIASRVLIQSEAYSGYKTLEMYVWGDSLTNILTDSVTFFMRLGTDSANFYEFHSTQPVYPRWDERNYVLIDFAEITGLKDEAIRNLETGEKVDITRGQYRVKGLPNINQVKFFAFGITNSSSDSLSEVSGEVWVDELRVTSVRRDVGTAARVSVAGNAADLLTYSFSYQSKDPYFRGISSATRGGSSNNLGSGQTEKNFVWNSSLNLDKFLPRSWGARMPVSFGYNRTTQLPLLRNNSDIVLPDEIREQERSTSDSRSFRISESFSRRGRNPLFTVLLNRQSFSFSYQRSRQTSVNRPYYLGENYTVQGSYDAGIPKAPTIPIFFWSKYLPILRKTSKSRLGIYPTTWRFSGSLTRGLSISDDSDFRRVTSLRKDFDATMDLTYQVFENLRTTFRFNTKRDLTDPDLVNITSNVKKFRLGLETSFNQSFTADYDPKLVGFLSNKWNYSASYRDSWERSNESRKADLSRSWSVSGQFKHVELLSFGSKGSAGRGRTVERPFYDPPFAVLRFLTGWIEPISYKYGQSYNNSLPGLVERPSLRFRFGIDETTDVETITESRTPFSNEGESYDLSSGFKLFGGLDTDVRYSVSGTRDLVKTGTRYENKSIKWPDLQIRISQFSTFPLIKGLINKFISVFQPRTGFTRDSKETWDLDGDFMLDKSITTAFNPLLSVNFRVFRSLSLSGSYTVTEVITERYNRQDGRLENETQSTRSGIAFSSRYSFTAPGGIGIPLFGKVKFNSTVSIDLNIRYNSELTENSQDGRPFVVTADKSDLTVAPVISYTFSQQIKGGLSARWQDTNDSKINRKSHVRELQIWAEIRF from the coding sequence CATAACCGGGACAATCGGCTCCAAAATTACGGTCTCCGTCTCGCAGGACAACCAGACCGACATTCCGCTGTCGAACCGTCTGCAGATTCGGTACAAAGGCGACGAGGACGATATCCTGAAGAGCATCGAAGCCGGCAATACCAATCTCAGCCTCCCCAACACTCAGTTTGTCGGCTATTCTTCGCGTATTCAGGGGCTGTTCGGGATCAAAGCCGAAGCCCAGGTGGGAAATCTGACCCTGACAGCGATCGCGTCGCAGGAGAAGGGTTCATCGGAAAAAGCGTCGGTTGACGCCGCAGGTGAGGCCAGCGCCGAGTGGCGGCGCGACTACCAGTACGAGACTAACCGGGTCTATGACCTGGGTTATCCCGGAGACTTTGGCCCGTACGACCGCGTCTCACAGCTGTACGTCTACGAAGAGGAGACCAATCAAACGGAGGCGGATTTCCGTTACGGCCGCCTGCTGATCGACCCCGCCGACCCGGGTGCCTATCCCACATTGATCGAGACGCCCCGGATGCGCCAGGTGCCGGAAGACGAGTACCGGTGGTATGACGATCGCGATCGCAATCTCCACTATGTGGTGTTCAACAATCGCCGAAACGACGGCCGAGCCCGCGGCATTTACCTGCAGGTTCAGCGCTTTTCATCGGTCAACCAGGCAACGCCGGATTCGATCAGTACGATCGGCAGCATCACCGGCGATACGCTGGTGCTGAAGCTGATCCACGGCGGACGCGACGGCGTGTACGGTCCGGCCCACCCCGCCTGGGATCTCATGTGGCGAAATCTCTATCAGATACCTCGCGGTGTTACGGTCGACGATATCGACGTCAAAGTATTTAAGGGGCTGCCCGGCCAGGAAGGGAGAAATACCAGTCTTGACTATCAGCTCGATGACGCCGGGCAGTCGGAAGGGTACTACCTGGAAATACTGGGACTCGACCAGTATAACCGGACCGATGCCAACCGCCCCGATAACTTGCTTGATGAGCGACAGGCCGTCTTCCGACCGGATTGGGGGCTTCTCATTTTCCCTTCGCGCACGCCCTTTTTCTCAGATACGACCTTCACCAATGAATTGGGGACGACCGCGCCACTGCGCGAAACGGACTCGCTGCTGTATTATTATACTTCAACGACCCAGCAGGCCAAGGCGAGCAGGTACTACATTCAGTATGTCTCAAAGTCGCGCAGTTCGATCATCCGACTCAACCGCGTAAATATCATCGAAGGCTCCGATGTTGTGAAGGTGAACGGTCGCCAACTGCAGCGTGGCGTCGGATACAACATAGACTATTCATTCGGGTCAATTACCCTGCTCGATGAGGAAGCCATCGACCCCAACGCGCAGGTGACTATCGACTACGAATATGCTCCGTTCTTGTCCATTCAGAAGAAGACACTGCTGGGAATGCGCGCCGAGTACGAGTGGAACAAAGACCTCCGCTTCGGTTCGACTCTCCTGTACAAGTCCGACAAGGCACAGGACCGCAAACCCCGGGTAGGGCAGGAAACAGCCAAAATGATGGTGGTAGACTTCGATATGGATTTCAAGATCTACCCAAACTTCCTGACCAGAGCCGTCGATGCGCTCCCCATTGTGCAGACCGAGCAACCATCGATCATTTCGGTCTCAGCCGAAGTTGCCCAGTCCTTTCCCAACCCCAACGTCGATGACCAGGCGTATATTGATGACTTCGAAGCCGCGCTGGATCAATTGGACCTGGGCCTGAGCCGCACACAGTGGACAAAGTCTTCCCGTCCCGACCCCTTATTGGGCAACTGGCAGCGGGGTAAAATGCTCTGGCATACGCCGGAAGTGCTGCCGCTTCGTGAAGATGTATATGTGGGCGACGTACCACAAGGACAGGGGGAAGTCCGAACGTTACGCCTGATCTACCGACCCGACAACCTTGATATCACCCCGCAGTATCAGTTTGACACCTCACTTGTCGATACTCAGGTGGTTGTCGATACAACCTTTATCGGGGCCGATACATCGTTCGTGCGCTCGTGGGCCGGCGTTATGCGTGCATTCGACGGCCGTGTAGATGCCGAACGCGCGCAGTTGTTTGAGATGCGCGTGCGCGGTACCGGCGGTCGCATCCACTTCGATTTTGGACGGGTCTCCGAGGACGTCAACGGTGACGGCGCGGCCTTTGGCGAAGACGACCGTCCGTTTGGCGATCAATCCGGCACCGTGAGCGAGGAGGAAGACGTGGGGCTTGATGCCCTTCCCGACATCCTCGAGCCCGGGTATAGCGCCGACACGCTGGTCGATCCCAACGGTGACAACTGGTTCTTCCGCAACAAGGGCAAGTGTCCGTTCCCGTCAAACGTCTGCAATAGTCGCACATTCCAGGATCGGATGGAGGATCCCGATGACCCGCTGTATTACGAGTTCTTGAACGGCACCGAGGGTAATCGACGCGATGCCACCACCCAGGGCTTGCCGGACGAAGAGAAACTCACTGGATCCTTTTCCGACATCGACTCGTATTTCTCGTTTGTGATCGACCTTGACCAGTACCCCGACTCATTCAAGGTCGAAGGTTCGGAACGCAACGGATGGGTAACCTACCGGATACCGATCCGGGACAGTCTCGCGGTCGATACCATCATCGGTTCGACCCCCCCGGCGTGGGATCAGATCCAGCACATTCGCGTCTGGTTCGAATCCAATGAGCTGGATGCCGGCGAGGATACGCTGGAGATCGTCGACTGGTATTTCGTCCAGTCCAACTGGCAGGACACGCTGATCCTGAAACCGGGAGCCGGCGACGACATCCGGTTTGTCGTCGCCTCGGTTTCCACGGACGATGGCACGTTCATTCCCCCTCCGAATGTCGAGGCTTACAGGGATCCGACCCAGAATATCGAGGAAGCGCAACGCGGATTGGCGCTGAATTACGAGAATCTCAGGCCGGGCGACACCGCGATTGCCAGCCGCGTGCTGATTCAGTCTGAAGCCTACTCGGGTTATAAGACGCTCGAAATGTACGTCTGGGGCGACTCATTGACCAACATCCTGACGGACTCCGTGACCTTTTTCATGCGGCTCGGCACCGACTCCGCCAATTTCTATGAGTTCCACTCGACCCAGCCGGTATACCCGCGGTGGGATGAGCGGAACTACGTGCTGATCGATTTTGCCGAAATCACGGGCTTGAAGGACGAGGCGATCCGCAACCTCGAGACGGGGGAGAAGGTCGACATCACGCGCGGCCAGTATCGCGTCAAGGGATTGCCCAATATCAATCAGGTGAAATTCTTCGCCTTCGGCATAACCAATTCGTCGAGCGATTCGCTCTCGGAGGTTTCCGGCGAGGTGTGGGTGGACGAGCTTCGCGTGACATCGGTCCGTCGTGACGTTGGCACGGCCGCTCGCGTATCCGTCGCCGGTAACGCCGCCGATCTGCTCACATACAGCTTCTCCTATCAAAGCAAGGACCCGTATTTCCGCGGAATCTCCTCAGCCACCCGGGGCGGCTCCTCGAATAACCTCGGCAGTGGCCAGACGGAAAAGAACTTCGTGTGGAACAGCTCCTTGAATCTGGACAAGTTCCTGCCTCGATCGTGGGGCGCCCGCATGCCGGTCAGTTTTGGCTACAATCGCACGACCCAACTGCCGTTGTTGCGCAACAACTCCGATATCGTGCTTCCGGATGAAATCCGCGAACAGGAGAGGTCGACTTCAGACTCGCGCTCCTTCCGAATTTCAGAGTCGTTCAGCAGGAGGGGCCGGAATCCGCTGTTTACGGTCTTGCTGAATCGCCAGTCATTCAGTTTCTCGTATCAGCGATCGCGACAAACATCGGTCAACCGTCCGTACTACCTGGGTGAGAACTACACCGTCCAGGGGTCATATGATGCCGGTATCCCGAAAGCGCCGACAATTCCTATCTTCTTCTGGTCTAAATACTTACCAATCCTGAGGAAGACGTCTAAGAGTCGCCTCGGCATATACCCGACTACGTGGCGGTTTTCCGGATCCTTGACACGAGGACTCTCTATCTCCGATGACTCCGACTTTCGCCGCGTCACGTCGCTGCGAAAGGACTTCGATGCGACCATGGACTTGACCTATCAGGTTTTCGAAAATCTACGGACGACTTTCCGATTCAACACTAAACGCGACCTCACCGACCCAGACCTGGTCAACATCACGTCGAATGTGAAGAAGTTCCGCCTGGGGCTGGAGACGTCCTTCAATCAGAGTTTCACCGCCGATTACGATCCCAAGCTGGTTGGTTTCCTGAGCAACAAGTGGAATTACAGCGCCAGCTACCGCGATTCATGGGAGCGATCGAATGAATCACGCAAGGCCGATCTCTCACGCAGCTGGAGCGTGAGCGGTCAGTTTAAGCACGTCGAGTTGCTCAGTTTTGGTTCTAAGGGGAGTGCCGGCCGTGGCCGTACGGTTGAACGTCCGTTCTACGATCCGCCGTTCGCCGTTCTCCGCTTCCTCACCGGGTGGATCGAACCAATCTCGTACAAGTACGGTCAGAGCTACAACAACTCGCTGCCCGGGCTGGTTGAACGACCATCGCTACGCTTCCGCTTCGGCATCGACGAAACCACCGATGTGGAGACGATCACCGAGAGCCGAACGCCGTTCTCGAACGAAGGGGAGAGCTACGATCTTTCCTCCGGCTTCAAGTTGTTCGGTGGACTTGATACCGACGTACGGTACTCGGTCAGCGGCACTCGGGATCTGGTCAAAACCGGCACCCGGTACGAAAACAAGTCCATTAAGTGGCCGGACCTGCAGATTCGCATCTCCCAGTTTTCGACGTTTCCGCTTATCAAGGGGCTGATCAACAAGTTCATCTCCGTATTTCAGCCCCGTACGGGGTTTACCCGCGACAGCAAGGAGACCTGGGACCTCGACGGCGACTTCATGCTGGATAAGTCAATCACTACCGCCTTCAACCCGTTGCTGTCGGTCAATTTCCGCGTCTTCCGGTCACTCTCGCTCTCGGGTTCGTACACGGTGACGGAAGTGATCACCGAGCGGTATAACCGGCAGGACGGTCGGCTGGAAAATGAAACACAGTCCACCCGGAGCGGGATCGCGTTCTCGTCGCGCTACTCCTTCACCGCTCCCGGCGGTATAGGAATTCCCCTTTTCGGCAAGGTGAAATTCAATTCAACTGTCTCGATTGACTTGAACATCCGCTATAACTCTGAGTTGACGGAGAACTCGCAGGACGGACGGCCCTTTGTCGTGACCGCGGACAAGTCAGATCTGACCGTTGCGCCGGTCATCTCCTACACTTTTTCGCAGCAGATCAAAGGCGGCCTGTCGGCCCGCTGGCAGGATACGAACGACTCCAAGATCAACCGCAAGAGCCACGTCCGCGAGTTGCAGATCTGGGCAGAGATTCGATTCTGA